One window of the Amia ocellicauda isolate fAmiCal2 chromosome 18, fAmiCal2.hap1, whole genome shotgun sequence genome contains the following:
- the pgd gene encoding 6-phosphogluconate dehydrogenase, decarboxylating: MAQADIALIGLAVMGQNLVLNMNDHGFVVCAFNRTVSKVQDFLQNEAKDTKVVGAQSLEDMVSKLKKPRRIVLLVKAGQAVDDFIDKLVPLLEPGDIIIDGGNSEYRDTTRRCKSLKDKGLLFVGSGVSGGEEGARYGPSLMPGGHKEAWPHIKDIFQSIAAKVGTGEPCCDWVGDEGAGHFVKMVHNGIEYGDMQLICEAYHLMKDVLKMDHDEMAKAFDDWNKTELDSFLIEITANILKYRDSDGSHLLPKIKDSAGQKGTGKWTAISALEYGTPVTLIGEAVFARCLSSLKDERVQASKILSGPQGAVFKGDKAGFLEDIRKALYASKIISYAQGFMLLRQAAIEFGWTLNYGAIALMWRGGCIIRSVFLGKIKEAFDRDSELQSLLLDTFFSNAVQDCQESWRRAVSTGVQQGIPMPCFTTALSFYDGYRHNMLPANLLQAQRDYFGAHTYELLSKPGKFIHTNWTGHGGNVSSSSYNA; encoded by the exons ATGGCACA AGCAGACATTGCCCTTATTGGCCTCGCTGTGATGGGCCAGAACCTGGTCTTGAACATGAACGACCATGGTTTTGTG GTGTGCGCCTTCAACAGGACAGTGTCTAAGGTCCAGGACTTCCTCCAGAACGAGGCCAAAGACACCAAGGTGGTAGGAGCGCAGTCCTTGGAGGACATGGTGTCCAAGCTGAAGAAGCCACGCCGCATTGTCCTGTTGGTGAAAGCTGGCCAGGCCGTGGATGACTTCATTGACAAACTG GTGCCTTTACTTGAACCAGGAGACATCATCATTGATGGAGGCAACTCTGAATACAGAGACACTACT CGTCGGTGCAAGAGCCTGAAGGACAAGGGCCTGCTGTTTGTGGGCAGCGGGGTGAGCGGGGGTGAGGAGGGGGCACGGTATGGACCCTCACTGATGCCCGGGGGACACAAGGAGGCCTG GCCACATATTAAAGACATTTTCCAGAGCATTGCTGCTAAAGTTGGAACAGGAGAGCCTTGTTGTGACTGG GTGGGCGATGAAGGTGCAGGTCACTTTGTGAAGATGGTGCACAATGGCATTGAATACGGGGACATGCAGCTCATCTGCGAGGCCTACCACCTGATGAAGGACGTCCTCAAGATGGACCACGATGAGATGGCCAAG GCATTTGATGACTGgaacaagacagagctggactCCTTCCTGATCGAGATCACCGCCAATATCCTGAAGTATAGGGACTCTGACGGGAGCCACTTACTGCCCAAAATAAAGGACTCCGCTGGCCAGAAAGGCACTGGGAAGTGGACAGCAATCTCTGCCCTGGAGTATGGCACCCCTGTCACTTTAATTG GTGAGGCTGTCTTTGCCAGGTGTCTGTCATCCCTGAAAGATGAAAGAGTGCAGGCCAGTAAAATCCTCAGCGGACCCCAGGGAGCGGTGTTTAAAGGGGACAAGGCTGGATTCCTGGAAGACATCCGCAAG gcTCTGTATGCCTCCAAGATAATCTCCTATGCCCAGGGATTCATGCTTCTTCGGCAGGCAGCCATAGAGTTTGGCTGGACTCTCAACTATGGAGCCATTGCACTCATGTGGAGGGGGGGCTGCATAATCAGGAG TGTTTTCCTGGGAAAGATCAAGGAAGCGTTTGACCGGGACTCTGAGCTGCAGAGCCTGCTACTCGACACCTTCTTTAGCAATGCAGTGCAGGACTGCCAG GAGTCGTGGCGTCGAGCCGTTAGCACAGGAGTCCAGCAGGGCATCCCCATGCCGTGCTTTACCACAGCGCTCTCCTTCTACGATGGTTACAGACACAACATGTTGCCAGCCAACCTCCTCCAG GCTCAGAGAGATTACTTTGGCGCACACACTTACGAGTTGCTGTCAAAACCTGGAAAATTCATCCACACAAACTGGACTGGCCACGGGGGAAACGTCTCCTCATCCTCCTACAATGCTTAG
- the LOC136713868 gene encoding somatostatin-2 — translation MTLLSSVLPVALLVWSVRPAVPLPIEERLALQSNGDLAKERKDFLLKILSGLSDFNGLGKELSGGDREPLKLSQLGERSLYSQPVTRERTPCKNFFWKTFSSC, via the exons ATGACCCTGCTGTCCAGTGTGCTCCCCGTGGCTCTCCTGGTGTGGAGTGTGAGGCCAGCTGTGCCTTTGCCTATCGAAGAGAGACTGGCTCTGCAGAGCAATGGG GACTTGgctaaagaaagaaaagatttTCTTCTGAAGATTTTGTCTGGACTGTCTGATTTTAACGGGCTGGGGAAAGAGCTCTCGGGTGGGGATCGGGAGCCGCTCAAGTTGTCCCAGCTGGGGGAGAGGTCCCTGTACAGCCAGCCTGTGACCCGAGAGAGAACTCCCTGTAAGAACTTCT
- the cenps gene encoding centromere protein S, whose amino-acid sequence MANDTLVQMDVSDEQSEFTHTQKLKAAVHYTVGQLCKEVEEENQVHFSKQVIAAIAETTFRQCDIFAKDLEAFARHAKRTTVNTEDVKLAARRSKALSSYITKKSEELISSNQEQKEKRKKNAGKGKKSSEA is encoded by the exons ATGGCAAACGATACATTGGTGCAAATGGATGTTTCAGATGAACAAAGTGAATTCACTCATACACAG AAGCTGAAAGCTGCGGTGCACTACACTGTCGGGCAACTTTGTAAAGAAGTAGAGGAAGAGAACCAAGTGCACTTCAGCAAACAAGTTATCGCAGCCATTGCGGAGACCACATTCAGACAGTGTG atatttttGCAAAAGATCTTGAGGCATTTGCAAG GCATGCAAAGAGAACCACAGTGAACACGGAAGATGTCAAACTTGCAGCGAGAAGGAGCAAAGCACTG TCCAGTTACATCACAAAGAAGAGCGAGGAACTGATCTCCAGTAACCAGGAACAgaaggagaaaaggaagaagaATGCAGGGAAAGGGAAGAAAAGCAGCGAGGCTTAG